In Lysinibacillus sp. FSL M8-0337, the following proteins share a genomic window:
- a CDS encoding electron transfer flavoprotein subunit alpha/FixB family protein: MEKEIVIIGDFQEYDDENILQVITKASSLSNQCNCKVTVLCVGHKDSEQIDMFFQYGADNVVICRQNKPFDMPYFTNIISNMIKTRIPKVILVPESINGKTTAAILSAKFEVGLIAGCTDIQFDENNELSFLRTAFNSVTIAKNNCSNGEFIIATVKKDIFVKQIKAGQCQGMIEEVTYDDGREKLSNSWDVLERIEKFEKKEMTNFDKVFCIGRGVKNQDTFERLCQIAHKLHVGIVGTRAVVETGFIEKERMIGQSGKMLASPIYVGFGVSGASQHMIGVKNAEIIVAINKDKNAPIFEYADYAIVDDVEVILAELEKMAEG, from the coding sequence ATGGAAAAAGAAATTGTGATCATAGGTGATTTTCAAGAATACGATGATGAAAATATATTACAGGTCATCACAAAAGCTAGTAGTCTCAGTAATCAATGCAACTGTAAGGTAACAGTATTATGTGTTGGACATAAGGATAGTGAGCAGATTGATATGTTCTTTCAATATGGGGCAGACAATGTAGTGATCTGTAGACAAAACAAGCCATTTGATATGCCGTATTTTACAAATATAATCTCAAATATGATAAAGACACGCATCCCAAAAGTCATATTGGTTCCGGAATCTATCAATGGAAAAACAACGGCAGCAATATTATCTGCCAAATTTGAAGTTGGGCTTATAGCAGGGTGTACTGATATTCAATTTGATGAAAATAACGAACTGTCTTTTTTGAGGACTGCCTTCAATAGTGTGACAATTGCCAAAAACAATTGTTCTAATGGCGAATTTATCATCGCAACTGTGAAAAAGGACATCTTTGTAAAACAAATAAAGGCTGGGCAATGTCAAGGAATGATCGAGGAAGTTACATATGATGATGGCAGGGAAAAGTTGTCCAATTCGTGGGATGTTCTGGAGCGAATAGAAAAGTTTGAAAAGAAAGAGATGACGAATTTCGATAAAGTTTTTTGTATTGGAAGAGGAGTTAAAAATCAAGATACTTTTGAAAGACTATGCCAAATTGCGCATAAACTTCATGTTGGAATAGTTGGAACTCGAGCAGTCGTTGAAACGGGATTTATTGAAAAAGAGAGAATGATTGGTCAGTCTGGGAAAATGCTAGCTTCACCTATTTATGTAGGCTTCGGTGTATCAGGTGCTAGCCAACATATGATTGGCGTTAAAAATGCTGAAATAATCGTTGCCATCAATAAAGATAAAAATGCACCCATATTCGAGTATGCGGATTACGCTATCGTAGATGATGTGGAGGTAATACTAGCTGAATTAGAAAAAATGGCTGAAGGATAG
- a CDS encoding type I polyketide synthase has product MKKTDDVVGALEKLSKTDKGITIVLSREDKKFISYKELWNRSFYVSELFKKQGVSRNTEVIIRCENLELFLYSFWACAIGGYIAVPIDASKNSNVDSLLAHVLEKSVQPIIVSDSEQDKDKGRVLYLQDFYTEILKCPNNLNVEYQTSPEDILYILYSSGTTGTPKGVMISKSNVAANVYGFAKHYAIDENDKFLSWTPLTHCYGLVIFHLVPLMAGANQCLLSTKLYMNQPLIWAETINEYRATRIGSLPFALKHFNNVYMNSEKNFNWDLSCVDSMFLGGESVSQALYKEFCNEVNAYGFSIDKVYPLYGLTEATIMLTANRLGKHARTFEITNDKLVIGDKVHCKELADGETADNVFLEMGTPLETVHLSIRDDNFQELPEGHLGQICASGPCITSGYYQDSEATEKVFFEEKWLCTGDIGFIQDNNLIIIGREKELVVANGKKVSCAQIEELINKHLHNPKHQQCAVCNGTKHENDNEKVIVFIKTQMDFKNDKDVEEFKDFTNNIISMVFEKMGLTISEVVPVDDIPKTNSGKAFRRGLTEKYNAGTYETLLNKLNYSKKSQIVNTEKTRYSRNSIAKKMVTYIESRFDVKVLAHDIPFSEYGIVSINIPSFIENLNKEFNVNILVADIFKYFTISDLSEHIYSLVNLEEKQRSLGNMNEEHMQDKIAIVGMSCRFPGGANSIDEYWDLLVNGVDGVCDVPENRWEIEKYYDEDKTVPGKMYCKKGGFLNINIDEFDAGFFNISPKEAAALDPQQRMLLELTWEAFENANMDITKYNGSNTGVYVGMSNNEYNLAQLYSGELSSIGAYALTGSCMSTACGRVSYTFGFEGPCITVDTACSSTLSALHLACTAIHAGEADMQIVAGINLMESPTTNIGFSKLQATSVDGHSKAFDEAANGYGRGEGGGVLILKKLSDAIKDQDEILGVIRGTGINQDGKSNGLTAPNGEAQEKLIEKTLMHASMDPHDVDFVEMHGTGTKLGDPIEVHAVGATYGKNRSKNNLLKIGSVKSNIGHLEAAAGVASIIKVLLSMKHNMIPANLHFHTPNPFIDWEGANVEVISEHASWKKEDGLRAAAINGFGFGGSNAHAIIEEYKNEDFGKNETNIQDGIDYILKISAKSKKSLNELIEQYYQLIAKSSDNELEDIIYTANLGRADLEYRFAVCGSNRKMIAERLESYLKNGYAEGVFENIDKHQLMQKDRKVVFMFTGQGSQYLNMGKLLYDSNAVFKQAFDTCDRLFKPYLLKSIADLIYGENAEEQVIEKTVYAQPLIFAVEYALYKLWESYGVKPEVVMGHSIGEYPAAVVAGMMTLEDAIKLVSIRGRLMDAAPGKGKMATVFADKVKVQKLLTEFQETVCIAAHNAEETCVISGMAEDVEKVVEKAKMEGMRVQELKVSHAFHSMLMEPILEDFHLIAKELEYKEAKVKFVSSLYAKELEEGQILDGDYWTSHIREKVDFFGAVTSIDKKENYVLLEVGSNRVLAALCKLIFEDERVIASTLNMKKDDKVQLANEIALLYVTGVDVDWSNITFAGKTNWNKIKLPNYPYEKNKYWMDLKYDRASESINAEDYHNILGQRIDLPSMRDAVVFQRKFTALEPYFMREHVIFKTAISPAAAHMAMILSAVKEIGNAKSCVLSKVDFRVPLAATDDEEKQVQICLEKEDDDYKFNIVSRDFNSKYDKWLMHAKGNVCMQDEYEFSELTANMDDYKRLSYEENIENSIYYFMSKSGFELGEGFQRIKRISYGEDECVCVVEPLKTIPYFKDYVLYPGTIDSIFQTGIALVLEKLKERTNVNEDGNKTVIPYYLEKLTFNYRESDQLWCYSKSTVKNDITYADVIVYNEKGEVLMKIDNLMAKITESESLLQEMSSANKLYYHTDWVQTDAIRRLEELPANKQYLLITDETIAAASLKENMEKLHLNTICVRHGDEFLKENTHDYTINQDNKEDWSKLLADVCKDSGKKNLNIIYCTTKDSVPNLANNKVNYRAIKALHYLVQVMNEEGYTQGSKIKIVTKDVQKLRNEKKLNLSGSMVWGLAKVISIEYPEIFGGIIDTDEVTFYENTDFIHEVLGDSVQEVCLRENERYVGRLIAHADYMKKGLEKNKKIVLKEEASYLITGGTGALGLAYAEELVNAGAKNLILISRREPSEHAKAAIQKLIDKAVQVKIVHADVCDDESLIKALDDIKVTMPPIRGVVHAAGVLNDKMLIDLNWDDFEKVMNPKVVGTLNVFHAMDKETLDFFMMLSSITSVIGNMGQGNYAAANHFMNSFATYMNMNKLPGYTFCWGPWNESGMAADNDAISSTMARMGMKTFSKGQGQSIINDFMDQPYENLLIADIEWNTLVKSLETAAGKTAFLSKLVSEKDVNVDVVHDEMDNFLETLMSLSGEGQNELLIEKLQSICGKIMGFDHNQVLSIDKAFQEQGADSLMIFSMRTAINKLLGIDVNVSVFFNYPTIVKLSDYLLSEVLILDNENTGELEEQSENIEDLLSEIDKLTI; this is encoded by the coding sequence ATGAAAAAAACAGATGATGTAGTAGGAGCACTAGAAAAGCTTAGTAAAACAGATAAAGGAATTACAATTGTACTTTCAAGAGAAGATAAAAAATTTATTTCATATAAAGAACTATGGAATAGAAGTTTTTATGTTTCAGAGCTATTTAAAAAACAAGGTGTTAGCAGAAATACAGAAGTTATTATTCGATGTGAAAATCTAGAGCTCTTTTTATATTCATTTTGGGCGTGTGCAATAGGAGGCTATATCGCTGTTCCGATTGATGCAAGTAAAAATAGTAATGTCGACAGTCTTTTGGCACATGTGTTGGAAAAGTCAGTTCAGCCAATCATCGTCAGTGATAGTGAACAGGATAAGGACAAAGGAAGGGTGCTATACCTTCAGGACTTCTATACTGAGATTTTGAAGTGTCCGAATAATTTGAATGTAGAGTATCAAACTTCACCAGAAGATATCCTATATATTTTATATTCTTCTGGAACAACTGGCACGCCAAAAGGGGTTATGATTAGCAAATCCAATGTGGCTGCTAACGTATATGGTTTTGCTAAACATTATGCGATAGATGAAAATGATAAGTTTTTATCGTGGACACCATTAACACATTGTTATGGTTTAGTCATATTCCACCTTGTACCTTTAATGGCGGGCGCAAATCAATGTCTACTTTCTACGAAATTGTATATGAATCAGCCGTTAATTTGGGCAGAAACAATTAATGAATATCGTGCAACTAGAATTGGTTCACTGCCGTTTGCATTGAAGCATTTTAATAATGTTTATATGAATTCGGAGAAAAACTTTAATTGGGATTTGTCCTGTGTAGATAGCATGTTTTTAGGTGGAGAGTCGGTTAGTCAAGCATTATACAAAGAATTCTGTAACGAAGTAAATGCTTATGGGTTTTCTATAGATAAGGTTTATCCGCTATATGGATTGACTGAAGCGACTATTATGTTAACCGCAAATAGATTAGGAAAGCATGCTCGAACATTTGAAATTACAAACGATAAGCTTGTGATTGGTGATAAAGTGCATTGTAAGGAATTAGCGGATGGCGAAACAGCAGATAATGTATTCCTTGAAATGGGCACCCCTTTGGAAACGGTACACCTTAGTATTCGTGATGATAACTTCCAAGAGCTCCCAGAAGGGCATTTGGGACAAATTTGTGCAAGTGGTCCTTGTATAACATCAGGTTATTATCAAGATTCAGAAGCGACCGAAAAAGTATTTTTTGAAGAGAAATGGTTATGTACAGGGGATATAGGATTTATTCAAGATAACAATCTTATCATTATCGGCAGAGAAAAAGAACTTGTTGTAGCCAACGGAAAAAAAGTCTCGTGTGCACAAATTGAAGAACTAATAAATAAACATTTGCATAACCCAAAGCATCAACAGTGTGCAGTATGCAATGGAACAAAGCATGAAAATGACAATGAGAAAGTGATTGTTTTTATCAAAACACAAATGGACTTTAAAAATGACAAAGATGTAGAAGAATTTAAGGACTTTACAAACAACATTATTTCAATGGTTTTTGAAAAAATGGGACTAACTATTAGCGAGGTAGTACCCGTTGATGATATTCCTAAAACAAACAGTGGCAAAGCCTTTCGACGTGGATTAACTGAAAAATATAATGCAGGCACATATGAAACATTACTAAATAAATTGAATTATAGTAAGAAAAGTCAAATTGTTAATACCGAAAAAACGAGATACTCTCGAAATTCTATTGCGAAGAAAATGGTGACATATATTGAGAGCCGTTTCGATGTAAAAGTATTAGCACATGACATACCTTTTTCTGAGTATGGCATTGTATCTATTAATATACCGTCGTTTATTGAAAATTTAAATAAAGAATTTAACGTGAATATTCTTGTAGCAGATATTTTTAAGTATTTCACTATATCTGATTTGTCTGAACATATTTATTCACTTGTTAATTTAGAAGAGAAGCAAAGGAGTCTAGGGAACATGAACGAAGAGCATATGCAAGATAAAATAGCAATCGTTGGAATGAGTTGTCGTTTTCCAGGTGGTGCTAATAGTATTGATGAGTACTGGGATTTACTTGTAAATGGAGTAGATGGCGTATGTGATGTTCCTGAAAATAGATGGGAAATTGAAAAGTATTATGATGAAGATAAAACCGTTCCTGGAAAAATGTATTGCAAAAAGGGTGGGTTTTTAAATATCAATATTGATGAATTTGATGCAGGTTTTTTCAATATCTCTCCAAAAGAAGCAGCTGCCCTTGATCCCCAACAAAGAATGCTTTTAGAGCTGACATGGGAAGCTTTTGAAAATGCAAATATGGATATTACTAAATACAATGGATCGAACACAGGCGTATATGTGGGCATGTCTAATAATGAATACAATCTTGCTCAATTATATTCAGGAGAATTATCAAGTATTGGTGCATATGCTCTGACAGGAAGCTGTATGAGTACTGCATGTGGAAGGGTATCTTATACGTTTGGATTTGAAGGACCATGTATTACAGTTGATACCGCATGCTCGTCTACGCTTTCGGCATTGCATTTGGCTTGCACCGCGATCCATGCAGGAGAAGCGGATATGCAAATTGTAGCTGGCATTAACTTAATGGAATCTCCGACTACCAATATTGGGTTTTCAAAACTACAAGCGACATCAGTAGATGGGCATAGTAAAGCATTTGATGAAGCAGCAAATGGTTATGGGCGTGGAGAAGGCGGTGGCGTCCTTATACTGAAAAAGTTATCTGACGCTATTAAAGATCAAGATGAAATTCTAGGTGTTATTAGAGGAACTGGAATTAATCAGGATGGTAAGAGTAACGGTCTAACTGCACCAAATGGGGAAGCACAAGAAAAGTTGATTGAAAAAACTTTGATGCATGCGAGTATGGATCCTCATGATGTGGATTTTGTAGAAATGCATGGAACTGGAACAAAACTTGGAGATCCAATCGAAGTTCATGCAGTTGGTGCAACGTATGGAAAGAACAGAAGTAAAAATAATCTTTTAAAGATAGGTTCTGTAAAATCTAATATTGGTCATTTGGAGGCTGCGGCAGGGGTAGCTTCCATTATTAAAGTTTTATTATCTATGAAGCATAATATGATTCCTGCAAATCTTCACTTCCATACACCTAATCCGTTTATTGACTGGGAAGGTGCAAATGTAGAAGTGATAAGCGAGCATGCATCGTGGAAAAAAGAGGATGGCTTAAGAGCTGCAGCCATTAATGGCTTTGGATTTGGTGGGTCAAATGCCCATGCGATTATTGAAGAATACAAAAATGAGGATTTCGGTAAAAACGAAACAAACATCCAAGATGGCATAGATTATATACTTAAAATTTCAGCAAAAAGCAAGAAATCATTAAATGAACTAATTGAACAGTACTATCAATTAATAGCAAAAAGTTCAGACAATGAATTAGAAGATATTATTTATACAGCCAATTTGGGAAGAGCGGATTTAGAATACCGATTTGCTGTTTGTGGCAGTAATAGAAAAATGATTGCTGAAAGACTAGAGAGTTATTTGAAGAATGGTTATGCAGAAGGCGTCTTTGAAAATATAGATAAGCACCAGTTGATGCAAAAAGATAGAAAAGTTGTCTTTATGTTTACTGGACAAGGCTCACAGTATCTCAATATGGGGAAACTACTTTATGATTCTAATGCTGTCTTTAAACAGGCATTTGACACTTGTGATCGATTGTTTAAACCGTATTTATTAAAATCCATTGCCGATTTAATATATGGGGAAAATGCAGAAGAACAAGTTATTGAAAAAACGGTTTACGCGCAGCCATTAATCTTTGCGGTGGAATATGCTTTATACAAACTGTGGGAGAGCTATGGTGTTAAACCAGAAGTAGTGATGGGACATAGTATTGGTGAATATCCAGCAGCAGTTGTAGCAGGGATGATGACGCTGGAAGATGCTATTAAACTAGTTTCAATAAGAGGAAGACTGATGGATGCTGCACCAGGAAAAGGCAAGATGGCAACTGTTTTTGCCGATAAAGTGAAAGTACAAAAACTTCTTACTGAATTCCAAGAAACGGTATGTATTGCAGCACACAATGCAGAAGAAACTTGTGTAATTTCTGGGATGGCAGAAGATGTAGAAAAAGTGGTTGAGAAAGCAAAGATGGAAGGCATGCGTGTACAAGAATTAAAGGTATCTCATGCTTTTCACTCCATGCTAATGGAACCTATATTAGAAGACTTCCATTTAATAGCAAAAGAGTTGGAATATAAAGAAGCTAAGGTAAAATTTGTTTCATCACTCTACGCCAAAGAATTAGAAGAAGGTCAAATTCTTGATGGTGATTATTGGACTAGTCATATTAGAGAAAAAGTCGACTTCTTTGGAGCGGTGACAAGCATTGATAAAAAAGAAAATTATGTATTGCTAGAAGTAGGAAGTAATAGAGTGTTGGCAGCACTTTGTAAATTAATTTTTGAAGATGAAAGAGTCATTGCATCTACTTTAAACATGAAGAAGGACGATAAAGTACAACTGGCAAATGAAATTGCATTGCTTTATGTAACGGGTGTAGATGTGGATTGGAGCAATATTACGTTCGCTGGTAAAACGAATTGGAATAAAATAAAACTTCCTAACTATCCTTATGAAAAGAACAAATACTGGATGGATTTAAAATACGATAGAGCATCAGAGAGTATCAATGCTGAAGATTATCACAATATTCTAGGCCAAAGAATTGATCTTCCATCAATGCGTGACGCTGTAGTATTCCAAAGAAAATTTACTGCATTGGAACCTTACTTTATGAGAGAACATGTAATTTTCAAAACAGCCATTTCACCGGCAGCAGCCCATATGGCCATGATACTTTCGGCTGTGAAAGAAATTGGAAACGCTAAAAGTTGTGTGCTAAGTAAAGTAGATTTCAGGGTACCATTAGCTGCAACAGATGATGAAGAAAAACAGGTGCAAATTTGTTTAGAAAAAGAAGACGATGATTACAAATTTAATATTGTCAGTAGAGATTTTAACTCTAAATATGATAAATGGCTGATGCATGCTAAAGGGAATGTATGCATGCAAGATGAATATGAGTTTTCAGAACTCACAGCAAATATGGATGATTATAAACGCCTTTCTTATGAAGAAAATATTGAAAATAGTATCTACTATTTTATGAGTAAATCTGGCTTTGAACTAGGAGAAGGTTTCCAACGGATTAAGCGTATTAGTTACGGAGAAGATGAATGTGTCTGTGTGGTAGAGCCTTTAAAAACCATTCCATACTTTAAAGATTATGTACTTTACCCAGGAACAATTGACTCCATATTCCAAACAGGTATTGCCTTAGTTTTGGAAAAATTAAAAGAACGCACAAATGTCAATGAAGATGGCAATAAAACAGTTATTCCATACTATTTAGAAAAATTGACGTTTAACTATCGAGAATCCGATCAGTTATGGTGCTATTCAAAATCAACGGTAAAAAATGATATTACGTATGCGGACGTTATTGTATATAACGAAAAAGGCGAAGTATTAATGAAAATTGATAACCTCATGGCTAAAATTACAGAAAGCGAAAGTTTATTACAAGAAATGAGTAGTGCAAACAAATTGTATTACCATACAGACTGGGTGCAAACAGATGCAATTAGAAGATTAGAGGAATTGCCAGCCAATAAACAGTACCTTCTGATTACAGATGAGACAATTGCGGCAGCAAGTTTAAAAGAAAATATGGAGAAACTTCATTTAAACACAATATGTGTACGACATGGGGATGAATTCCTAAAGGAAAATACGCATGATTATACGATCAATCAAGACAACAAAGAAGATTGGTCTAAGCTTCTTGCGGATGTATGCAAAGACAGCGGGAAGAAAAACTTAAATATTATTTATTGTACTACTAAGGATAGTGTTCCGAATCTAGCGAATAATAAGGTGAATTATAGAGCGATTAAAGCATTACACTATTTGGTTCAAGTAATGAATGAAGAGGGTTACACACAAGGTAGCAAAATTAAAATCGTGACCAAAGATGTGCAAAAGCTTCGTAATGAGAAAAAACTAAATTTATCAGGATCGATGGTCTGGGGATTAGCAAAAGTAATTAGCATAGAATATCCTGAAATTTTTGGCGGCATCATTGATACGGATGAAGTAACTTTCTATGAAAATACTGATTTTATCCATGAAGTATTAGGGGATAGTGTACAGGAAGTTTGCTTAAGAGAAAACGAACGTTATGTAGGAAGATTAATTGCTCATGCGGATTATATGAAAAAAGGGTTAGAAAAGAATAAGAAAATTGTATTAAAAGAAGAGGCTTCTTATTTAATTACAGGTGGAACAGGAGCATTGGGTCTTGCTTATGCAGAAGAACTTGTAAATGCAGGTGCTAAAAACCTTATTTTAATAAGCAGACGCGAACCAAGTGAACATGCCAAAGCAGCAATTCAAAAATTGATAGACAAAGCAGTTCAAGTAAAGATTGTCCATGCGGATGTATGTGACGATGAAAGTTTGATAAAAGCGCTGGATGACATTAAAGTTACGATGCCTCCTATTAGAGGTGTCGTTCATGCAGCAGGTGTGTTAAACGATAAGATGTTGATTGACCTCAACTGGGATGATTTTGAAAAGGTTATGAATCCGAAGGTTGTTGGAACGCTTAATGTTTTCCATGCAATGGACAAGGAAACATTGGATTTCTTCATGATGCTTTCCTCTATCACGAGTGTTATTGGAAATATGGGACAAGGCAACTATGCTGCTGCAAATCATTTTATGAATTCATTTGCAACATATATGAACATGAACAAGCTTCCTGGTTATACTTTCTGCTGGGGACCATGGAATGAAAGTGGGATGGCAGCAGATAATGATGCGATATCAAGTACGATGGCAAGAATGGGTATGAAAACTTTTTCAAAAGGCCAAGGACAAAGCATTATTAATGACTTTATGGATCAACCATATGAGAATCTGCTAATTGCCGATATAGAATGGAATACTCTAGTAAAATCTTTGGAAACTGCAGCAGGCAAGACAGCATTCCTATCTAAATTAGTGTCTGAAAAGGACGTAAATGTAGATGTAGTTCATGATGAAATGGACAATTTCTTGGAAACGCTTATGAGTTTATCAGGTGAAGGTCAAAATGAGCTCCTAATTGAAAAACTGCAAAGTATTTGTGGAAAAATTATGGGCTTTGATCATAATCAAGTACTTTCCATAGATAAGGCATTCCAAGAACAAGGTGCAGATTCTTTAATGATATTCTCTATGCGAACAGCGATTAATAAATTGCTAGGTATTGATGTCAATGTCTCTGTATTTTTCAATTATCCTACCATCGTAAAACTTTCTGATTATTTATTAAGTGAAGTTCTAATTCTTGACAATGAAAATACGGGTGAGTTAGAAGAGCAGTCCGAAAACATAGAGGACTTATTATCTGAAATTGATAAGTTAACGATATAG